The proteins below come from a single bacterium genomic window:
- a CDS encoding gamma carbonic anhydrase family protein: MLIAVPPHRPRVHPEAFVAPSADLVGHVVVEAGASVWFHATCRAEEEPITLGIESNLQDGCVVHTDPGFPVRIGRGVTVGHRVILHGCTVEDGALVGMGAIVLNGARVGAEALVGSGALVPEGKIVPPRTLFLGVPGRVVRDLSDADLERLRAGAIHYVERARRYRVWLAREE, from the coding sequence ATGTTGATCGCGGTTCCCCCACACCGTCCGCGCGTTCACCCGGAGGCGTTTGTCGCCCCGTCTGCGGATCTTGTCGGGCATGTCGTCGTCGAGGCTGGCGCGAGCGTCTGGTTCCACGCCACCTGTCGGGCCGAGGAAGAGCCGATCACGTTGGGGATCGAGAGCAACCTGCAGGACGGCTGCGTCGTGCACACCGATCCAGGCTTTCCGGTCCGCATCGGCCGGGGCGTGACCGTGGGGCACCGGGTGATTCTGCACGGGTGCACGGTGGAGGACGGCGCCCTGGTCGGCATGGGGGCGATCGTGCTGAACGGCGCCCGCGTCGGCGCCGAGGCACTGGTGGGGTCCGGCGCACTCGTTCCCGAGGGCAAGATCGTGCCGCCGCGGACGCTGTTCTTGGGCGTGCCGGGCCGGGTCGTCCGCGATCTGAGCGACGCCGATCTCGAGCGCCTGCGCGCCGGCGCGATCCACTATGTCGAGCGGGCGCGCCGGTACCGGGTGTGGCTGGCCCGCGAGGAATAG